Proteins from a single region of bacterium:
- a CDS encoding response regulator transcription factor codes for MRLLVVEDDRAIARALRDGLVARGYAVDLAGRAEEADELCREHAYDCVILDLGLPDGDGLLFLRDLRQRGSALPILVLTARGRLSDRVGGLDAGADDYLAKPFAFAEVVARVRALLRRGTATLPPVLRVGDLEVDPARFNVRRAGRAISLTAKEFAILEYLARHAGELVTRSQLLDDCWDRNYDGLSNLVDVYICRVRRKLDIDGAAPLLHTVRGAGFVLAAEPPC; via the coding sequence ATGCGACTGCTGGTGGTCGAGGACGACCGTGCAATTGCTCGCGCGCTGCGCGATGGGCTTGTTGCCCGCGGCTATGCGGTCGATCTGGCCGGACGGGCGGAAGAGGCGGACGAGCTATGTCGCGAGCACGCCTACGACTGCGTCATCCTTGACCTCGGGCTTCCGGATGGCGATGGCTTGCTCTTTCTGCGCGACCTACGTCAGCGGGGCAGCGCGCTCCCCATCCTCGTGCTCACTGCGCGAGGCAGGCTCTCTGACCGCGTGGGCGGGCTAGACGCCGGAGCGGACGACTACTTGGCGAAGCCGTTCGCCTTTGCCGAGGTCGTGGCGCGGGTGCGCGCGCTCCTACGGCGCGGCACAGCCACCCTGCCGCCGGTACTGCGCGTCGGCGATCTCGAGGTCGATCCTGCGCGTTTCAATGTGCGCCGTGCGGGGCGCGCGATCTCCTTGACGGCGAAGGAGTTCGCGATACTCGAATACCTCGCGCGCCATGCGGGTGAGCTCGTCACACGTAGCCAACTCCTCGATGACTGCTGGGACCGCAACTATGATGGGTTGTCCAACCTCGTCGATGTCTACATATGCCGAGTGCGTCGCAAGCTCGACATCGATGGCGCAGCGCCGCTCTTGCACACCGTGCGCGGCGCCGGCTTCGTTCTCGCCGCCGAACCGCCATGCTGA